In Flavobacterium cerinum, one genomic interval encodes:
- a CDS encoding DoxX family membrane protein → MTNTEIFGILILAFLAITFLQSGYDKIMDWKGNVEWLKGHFSQTFIKNQVPQSLFLILVLEVIAGALCVIGIAQLLMNGVTTFGHYGATFSCVTLLFLLFGQRIAKDYDGARTIVIYFIPAILAVYWL, encoded by the coding sequence ATGACGAATACGGAAATTTTCGGAATTTTAATTTTGGCTTTTCTGGCCATCACTTTTTTACAATCCGGCTATGATAAAATCATGGACTGGAAAGGAAATGTAGAATGGCTAAAAGGTCATTTTTCGCAGACATTTATCAAAAACCAGGTTCCACAATCCTTGTTTTTAATTTTAGTACTGGAAGTTATTGCCGGTGCATTATGTGTAATCGGAATTGCGCAGCTGTTAATGAACGGTGTAACTACTTTCGGTCATTATGGCGCTACTTTTTCGTGTGTTACTTTACTTTTCCTGCTTTTCGGTCAGCGAATTGCTAAAGATTACGACGGTGCCCGAACAATTGTAATTTATTTTATTCCGGCTATTTTAGCGGTTTACTGGTTGTAA
- a CDS encoding DNA polymerase III subunit, which produces MLFSEILGQSHIKSHLTKSADSGRIPHAQLFVGPEGSGTLPMAIAYAQYILCSNANGENTSGNEACNLKFEHFSHPDLHFVFPVSTNDEVKSHPVSANFMKYWREFVTTTPYGGLFDWYKTIGIQNKQGQIGVDEAQEIVKSLSLKAYEGGYKVMIIWMADKMNIATSNKLLKLLEEPPQKTVFLLITENENDILQTILSRCQVLHFGGLPESVIAEALVSREKTEEKASYKIAHQAQGNYNKALQLLHKKEDDYPFEAWFVQWVRAAFRAKGNAAAIQDLIAWSESIAGIGREAQKQFLHFCIEMFRQALLINYQSPSLVYIEPTVDKFKLENFAPFVNGNNINEIFKELSDAIYHIERNGNAKIILTDLSIKLTRLIHKK; this is translated from the coding sequence ATGCTATTTTCAGAAATATTAGGTCAATCCCACATTAAAAGTCATCTTACAAAAAGTGCCGATTCCGGACGTATTCCTCATGCCCAGCTTTTTGTCGGACCAGAAGGATCGGGTACACTTCCGATGGCGATTGCCTATGCCCAATATATTTTATGTTCGAATGCAAACGGAGAAAATACTTCCGGAAATGAAGCTTGTAATCTGAAATTTGAACATTTTTCCCATCCGGATTTGCACTTTGTTTTTCCGGTTTCAACGAACGATGAGGTAAAGAGCCATCCGGTTAGTGCGAACTTTATGAAATACTGGCGGGAGTTTGTAACCACTACTCCTTATGGCGGTCTTTTTGATTGGTATAAAACTATTGGCATCCAAAACAAACAAGGTCAGATCGGAGTTGACGAAGCACAGGAAATTGTTAAATCACTTTCGCTAAAAGCGTATGAAGGTGGTTATAAAGTAATGATTATCTGGATGGCCGATAAGATGAATATCGCCACTTCGAACAAACTTTTAAAATTATTGGAAGAGCCGCCTCAGAAAACCGTTTTCCTGTTGATCACCGAAAATGAAAACGATATCCTTCAAACGATTTTATCGCGTTGTCAGGTATTGCATTTCGGAGGACTTCCGGAAAGTGTTATCGCTGAAGCTTTGGTTTCACGTGAAAAAACGGAAGAAAAGGCTTCTTATAAAATCGCACATCAGGCACAGGGAAATTATAATAAAGCGTTGCAATTATTGCACAAAAAAGAAGACGATTATCCTTTTGAAGCCTGGTTTGTACAATGGGTACGCGCTGCTTTTCGCGCTAAAGGAAATGCTGCTGCTATTCAGGATCTTATTGCCTGGAGTGAATCGATTGCCGGAATTGGTCGTGAAGCTCAAAAACAGTTTTTACATTTCTGTATTGAAATGTTCCGACAAGCTTTGCTTATAAATTATCAGTCGCCCAGTCTTGTTTACATTGAACCAACTGTAGATAAATTTAAACTGGAAAATTTTGCGCCTTTTGTTAACGGCAACAATATTAACGAAATTTTCAAGGAATTATCGGATGCCATTTATCATATCGAACGCAATGGAAATGCGAAGATTATCCTGACTGACTTATCAATAAAACTAACTCGTTTAATTCATAAAAAATAA